In the Equus przewalskii isolate Varuska chromosome 18, EquPr2, whole genome shotgun sequence genome, atgaactacCTCAGTTTTGTTCATCtagaaatgtcttaatttctccctcattttggaagacagttttgctggatataaattTCTTAGTTGAAAGattttttcttccagcactttaaatacatcattccACTGACTCCTAGTCTTCGAGGTTTCTGCTGAGCAGTCTGCTGATCATCCTTGAGGATCCCTTATATCTGATGCAtcacttttcttttgctgcttttaaaattcgccctttgtctttcaacaatttgattataatgtctCTTGGCGTGcatctctttgaatttatcctatATGCAGTTCATTGAGCTTATAGGTTCATGtatttcaaatttacaaaattttcagccattatttcttgaaataatctttctatctctttctctcttctccttctagaactCCCATGATGCTTCAGAATTtatgtttggtttatttttataatttctatctctttattgctTTTCTAATTTGTTCATAAATTGTTCCTGATTTTTGATAGTTCTTTGTCCAGattttcctttagctttttgGGAATATTTAGCATAGTTTTTTTGAGTCTTTGTCTAGCAAGTCCAAAGTCTGGGGTTTTTCAAGGATAATTTCTGTCAATTTGTTTGTTCCTTTGAATAggttatattttcctgtttctttgtgtgccttgtaatttgtttttgttgttgaaatttgAGCATTTGACAATTacaatgtggtaactctggaaataaaatttttcctcttccctagggtttgctggtttttttcctttaattgttgAAGGCTGTGGTAGTCCATTTGTTTTAAGACTTTTCCCCACTATTTTGCAAGGACTATTCCTTATTGTGTGTCACTGAAGTGTCTGTTCCTTTGGCTCAATGTTTTGAAAGATTTCCTTGATGCCAGgagctaaacaaacaaaacaagacaacacacacaaaaactcaaaaaaatcaaaaaagagaagcaggaaaataacaaaaaatctgACCTCCTCTTCCAGTGTTTTCAGCTTGGCTCTGTGTTGGGGCCTACCTTCAACACTTATGCTGGCAGTGATCCTAGGAATCAGCCCAAAGTGAAAGCTTAAGGCCATCTCAGGTCTTTTCTGGGCATGAATCTTGCctggacatgtgtgtgtgtgtgaatttctAAATTCCCCCACATACACAGGTGCTttggaatgtcttaatttcccaaATAATCTCATCCTAGCTTCTCCTCTAGTCCTTAGACAGTCTCTTGATTGTTTGCACCCATAATCTCTTGTCTCAGGCATCTGTGAGTCTGTACTCCAACTCGCATCTTTTACAAGCAGTGCCCACCACTTTTTCCACTTACATTCCAAGTTAGGTAAATTGAAGATGAGATACAATGTCAGTAGTTCGAGTATCCCCAGACAGGTCAGAACAGATGGACACAATGATTTTCGAATAAggtcttctctgctccttcttctTCAAGGGAGGAAACTGGGAAAATGGGCTGCTGCTCCTTCAAGATCAAGACTGCTGCTGCCCTGGGGatgggaagaaaaaagtgaataaaatgcCCCCAAACTTTTCTATCATTTTGAAGATGGCTTTTTCTTGATGAGGTGTTTGCTTGGGTGCTAGAAACCTTTGACTATTTTCCAGAGCACCGAcaaagtttctcctttttttcttttatatgtttcTGTGGGAGAATGAGAGCTTGGAGCTTCCTAGTTCATCATTTTGCTAACCACTCTGCTATTTTGCCATAGTCTTTTTATAACCTGATCTTGCCAGTGATATACCATTGCTTCTGTCATAGGCTATTGTTCATACAGACCCACCCTGGAGCAATGTGGGAGGGTACTACACAAgagtgtgaataccaggaggtggggatcaccAGGGGTCCTCTTAGAGGTTGCTTACCACAGGATAGGACCAGAATTTTCCTCCAAAATGGTCTCGGTTGAAACTACACACATTAAAGCTAGAACTGTAGTTTGGAAATCTTTAAGGGAAGGTGTTTAGCTCAGATAATAATGCTTACTGTTTGCTCTGGCCTGACACTGACACTCTGCTAGATTACTTACTGGAATGAGTCAGGCACCACTTCTGCCTTTGAGGAACTCCTAGGCAGCTGAACAGATAATTTCAAAGCAGTGTGGCTAAGTTCTATACAGATGGCTAGGGGAACATGATGACTACACCTAGCTCAGCCTGGAGAGTGAGGAATGTTTCTGTTCCAAATGACACCGGAACAGAACTTTGAGAGATGTGATTtgaggggaggggggagctgTGGCTGTGTTGGGAAGCATTCTAGACAGAAGGATCTGCACAAGGTTATGTTGGAAGCTAGGAATGAATGCAGTATTATACTTTGTGAGAAAACAATTCACATAGTTAAATTCGAAACTAAACAGTATCATATgggtaatttatattttgattaaaacaTGCACAAGATGCTGTGGGAACTCTTCAGAATTTCAtaggaagaagcaggaaaatccTGTTATAGGAGGTTCTTGGGCTGATTAATTTTGGGTGCCTGGGAAGTAGCTGGGTGGAGGAGGTCATTTCCTGCAGGATGAAGGGCAGGTATAAATCATAGAGGATGAGAGAGTGTGCTGTTCTTCTATGAGGAACCCCTAAGGAGTTCGTTATGACGGGTGTGGACATTCCTTGGGGTAGGGGGCTGCACAGAGGAGTGGAGGGGTTGCTGAGAGGGTTGTGTCATAAAAGGTCTGTGCGATCTTGTGAAGGCTCTGAACTATGTTCTGAAGGTGAAGAGGACTGCCAGTGAGGTAGCAACATAATCGTCAGGCTACTCACATAGTGTTTAGGGACATGAGTGCTCTTTATAGACCCttataataatgaatatttaaaaatgttgaaaatattttaaattaaaaaattaaaaattttttctcatataaaatcAACTCATGTTCATTatggaaaattggaaaatgcctaaagaacaaaagagagacaaaacCCTCAATCTCACTAACCAAAGGAACTGCTTGTCAACATTTCAgtgtatattttccaaatatatttttatatatttaaaaaccagTCTCTAGctatacagatattttaaaaagaaatttagcaaTTTGCATTTTGAAACATGTTTTATAACATAACATCTACTTAATTGAACATTTAATtgaaatgtaaattgaaaaaaCTTAATTGGAAGCTTTCATAataattttcttagaattttagaAGCTAGATCAAAgactatacatattttaaatcctTTGCTATACATTGCTGAATTACTTTCAAAGAGGGGTGTATCAGTTGTGTTATTGATATTTTGTGACCTTCATTCCTTATGTTAGTTATTTTTATGGAATCACTTTCAGACAGCATTAATGAGAGTCTGTGAGAGCCCTCCAGTGGCCAAGCTCATTTCTGCAAAAATATTATTATCAATGGAATTAAAAGGAATAGTATCTAGTGGCTAAATCTTAATGGCAAAAACAGGGAAGTGACTGGAAATATCTTCGCTGTTAAAAAGGCCTCATTCTGTAGTTGTGGAAGAGATGCTGTTTGCTTTCCTTTCAAATTCTTGTTCATCTGCTACTAGGTTATGCAATGTTTTGAATTTCACTGCTATGTAACCTGAAGGTTAAGGTCATGTTGGTTTCAAATAGGTTTATAACCAACTGAGCAACTATTTTTGGTATAAAAGCTAATATTtgctgagtacttactatgtgttaggcactcCTCCAAGCATTTTACATATGGTGATGCGTTAATTCTCATGGctattatgaaataattactatttttaatgtcattttactAGCAGGAAATAAAATAGTAGTTACTAAACAGagttatttaataaaaagttaaataacttgccctagGCCACACAACTAGCAAGTGATGGAGCCAGGGTTCCAGCCCAGTgcccttcccctcctgctccAATGGTCTCCCTTGGGTCCTGGTGTCCAGGAATGTTCCCCTTCAGGACGATTTCATAAAGAAGAGTCTTACTTGTGTacgaagcaaaaaaaaaacaaagaaaacaattggtATGAACGAGACATAGGTTCTCTtctagccattttttttttttatggaagagTATAGTGTTGAGAATATAATTTATGCTTTTATATGATGTTAATATTATATAGAATAAATAACAAGAGGACATATGATAGTTTTGATCACTTTATGACTCATTCATTTTCagtaaagcacttaaaatgtgaCAAATTGTATTTTGAAGTCCTAGATAGCAAAATGGAAACACCTGTTCTTAATTTCTAAGAGAATTTAATAGTGTGGCTTTGtagttaattttcttgtttttcctttcagaacttaTATACTTTAATACTAttatgtttttagaaaatatggTCTCCAGTTTGAACTAAAAGTAAGGACTTTTACTGCTCTTCAGGAAGTAGGATCTCACAGGGTGAATTAGACATGATATCATCCAACATATTCTGAAACTCCTGGCGGAGAAGTAGATAAATGGAATTGGCTGTttgaaggcagaagagagaaaacaccCCGGAAAGGACTCAAATCTAACATTCTAGATAgaagtttttcattattttgctttatctccAAGTGGAAGGAGGGGAAATTTGGAATAAAATGGCTTCTGAAGGAATGGTATTTTAATTGCACCATGAAGGTCAAGAAATGGAACTCTGAAAAGGCAACTTTTCCCCAGCGGCTGAGGTGGAAATTCTGCATGGGAGTGAAAGCGCTCTTGACCGAGACGCCCTAACGGAGGCCAGCATCTCTTGGTAACCAGAGATTTTCCTGCTTGAGGCACACATCCCTTCTGTTGGAGAAGGCTCCACTCTACCAAGGACAGCAGGTGGGTGCAGAGACCACAGAGCCGTCACTCTGCCTCTTGCCCGCTCCCTGGACCTGTTCTAACCCCCCTCCTGGTCGCTTCTGCACCGGCTCTTCAGACTCCCATCTGCTGTGAACTCAATATTCCTGTccccccagattcatatgttgaaacctaatctccaATGCGGCAGtgttggaggtgaggcctttgggaggtgattaggtcatgagggtggagccctaaggaatgggattagtgccctgataAAACATTAACCTAAGTGCCTttatatgtgccaggcattgtgccacACGCAGATTTCAGCGGTCAACAAAATGCACAAAACCCCAAAACTCACAgggcatttcctttttttaagtctATGTTTGATACATTTGTTTACACTATGAATTCGTACCacaatatttctaaaaatgtgtgtgtatatagaatTTTTGTATTACCAAACATTAAAATCCACCAGAGGAACTGATCCTTTAAAAAGAGGTCTTATTAAAAGTGgttttttttgaatgaaaaaatctCACCTAAGTAATTTCATATATGTCCTATGATTTCATCTTCAGTTTTCTAAAGATATGCATCCTTTTTAATATGTGAGGAAAGCTTTCACAGAGACACGTACATTCCACCCGGGTCTAACGAACACATTTGGAACGTGGGAAGCTGCGGTCAACCACGTTTCTCTAGAAGCCACGGGCCCCTTACACAGCAGTGCAATGACAAAAGACAACCACTAGTAGTCGCTGCGAGCCCACTCCTTTGGCTCAAGCTTTGCTTTCAACGTGGGCTTTTGCCGCTGGTCAGCAGACGCATTTGCCACTGCGATGGGCATTAGCGCTCTAACTGAATCACAGGCTAGTTATTGAATATTTTTAGGTGTAAATGGCAGAAGAACAGTTAACCAGGTCGTTTCTTTTGTTCAGTACACATCTAGCATTTAGGGCATTGACTGGCTCTCTAGTCCTCccttttaaatatcttctaataAGAATAAGCTTAAGGAACTTATGCTCAAGCCATAGgaaaaacttttacatttttcataatgGAAAGAATATTGGACTTAGGGTCGAAAGCCTGAAATCAGACTTCAGCTATACCTTACTAGTTCTTTTATGTCCTGTAGAACTGTGAAGAGATGACACGGCAGTTTTCTGAGAGAAAGGCCTTTGGGAGGTCTGGGGCCCCCCTGTTGACACTTCTCTGGGGTGACTGGACCCTGAGAGACTGACTCTCACAACACAAGGAGTACCTGGCACGTGGCAGACCTGGCACGTCAGTTTATCAAGTTACGCTATGTGGGAAGTCAGGTTCTTATCACAAGGAGGGCTGGGCAGTAGAGCCACAGCTGGGAGCGTGGGCGACTTCAGAGCAAGTCCCTCAGCTGAGACAGCTTGAGGGGCCTCTCCACTGTCCAGGGACCCCATCCTCGGAGTCTGTGCACCACCACACCATCTCCTGTGGATAGCAGAGGATGCTCGTGGCCTCTCCGTGCCTCTTGGCTCCCAATTCCCTGTGCTTCATGGCTGCCCAACTTCCTTTCCAAAGGACACACTCTATTTACAGCTAATTCATTCAAACAGGTTACACTTTGCTGGCCTCCCTCGGGTGGCCTTTTGTACATCTGCGTTGCAATTGTTTACACATTCATCTTAGGATTTCTCTCCCATTAacagataatgataataataacctAGTTATTTTAGTTTTAGTCTCTATCAAAGGCAACTCATATTTCCAACTGATCTATATTGCCTACAAATAATACTaacagtagctaacatttatgagTGCCCATccgtgctgggcactgtgctgtgCACTTTGTGTAAATGATCTCccttagtcctcacaacaaccctgggtggggttggggggagcaTCTGCTattctcactttatagatgaagaacctGAGGGTCACATGAGTTGAGAGACAACCTAAGTGATCAAGTTGGAATATGAACTCAGGAGGTTCCATTCCAAGATCCGAACAACTCGACAACTCTTTCTACCATTTAGTGCCTGAGTCCTGAAATCCAGCTTTACAATACCTCTGTGTGCGTGACTTGTGGGTGATCTGGGCATTGCTGACTTCTGAGGGGTTGAGTTTTCATCCTTAGAATGTCAAATGCTAATGGAGTCATAACAGTGCAGATTTCATAACTGCTTTTTCAATGAATTGCTGTTgcttggtttttatattttatatcatacttaaaagttctctctctctctctcttttatgttATGAGGAAATACCTGAAAACATCCAGGTCAATAGATCCTAGTGATGAAATGCCTCCAAACACAATGGCTCACTCCAAAAAGGGACACACATTCTATACAGTGCTTTCCACAAATCTAACTTGTATGGATGCAGGGAGAACACGTAAGAGGGCCGAGGCAAGAGTTCTGAATCACCATAATAATAGCAGCCTgggtttattgagcacttactttgtaCCATACATTGTCTTCAAGCTCCATATGTGTACTAACTCACATAATCATCAAGAAACCTCTGAGGTTTAGGCattattttcatctccattttgcaaatgagaaagctgaggcccaggggggTGAAGTAACTTGGTCTCATATCTGGTAGGTGGCGGAGCCAGGATGTGAAGCCAGGCAGCCTGACCCTcattcttaaccactgtgctctcCTGGGTGATTATTGTGGTTCTTTTATTTGACACTGTCGTCTACACAGAGCCCTTTCTGTTTGTGCGCTTGATTGCTTTGGGGACTTCTTGAAGCCACTCTTCCCTAGAAGACTTGGTGATTTGCCCTGACGCCGAGCACAGACATGGGGAAGCATAGTACCCATGACTTGTGATCTGTATCTCAGATCGAGAGTGTCGTATAGAAGGCTTTGTGCTTGCTGAAACCCTTTGCATCTTTCCATCTCCTGGTTGTCCATAGAGGCATAAAATAAGGTAAGCCAAATGTGTCAAAGAGAATTAAAAGCCTTTAATGTAAATGGAGCCCAAGGGCGACTTCTTCTACATGATAGTAAAGGTGCATATAATGGGTCTTATTTGAAGGTAAGGAGAGAAGGTGGCCTGAAGCTGTTGACGGTGATGACAGCTGACACTTGTCAGCGCTCACTGTGGGCCAGGCAGCATTCTCAGGGGAGCACAGACATTCACTTATTTACAGTGACCTGGAGCTGTCAGCCTAGCATTTAATGTGTCAAAAACGGGACATTTGAACCCTTAAGGAACTTTCAGAAAGTGATAATCAGCACAGGTTCCCAGGAATGGttggagatggggggaggggaggtgagacGGCCCACGGAGTCTACCCCTTCCTAGCGGTGTGAACTTGGGCAACTTAACTTCTCTCATGCTGCTTCTTCACACTTTTCTGTGTAAACAATTGTTCCTACCACaaagggttgctgtgagaattaagtgagataatacataaATACAAATGCATGCACCAGTCCATGACACAGCTGGATAAATGTGAGTTGCTGTCGTTGTCAGCACTATGATGGCCATGGCAGCCCCTGATGATTTTTGACCACGGGAGAGCATCGCTTTCTTTCTCCCGGTAACTGCGGTATGCTGAATGCTTCGATTATTCCTGAGGGCAATTCCCGGCTCATCAGTTACAACACTGGGCCGGGGAGGAACACAGTCCCCTCGGAAGCACCAAGCTCTCCGCTTTCAGCTGGAAGAAGGAGCGCCTGGGGAGAAGTTGAGGGTGGGATGGAGCGAAGCGAAGAccagagacagagatgagagaggcgcagcaaggagagagagaattcgCAGCCAAACAGACCCGTGCCTGACGCGGGCCCTCTCGTCGCTCTCCATTTCTTGGACTGGACCGAATCATTTCACTTCCAGCACCGGCTGTGCGACGGGGCCGGCCGGCCTCGGGATCGCTCCCCTCCCTAACCCCGGACCCCGCCCTGCGATTGGCCGGCTCGACCCCGGGCCGTCGCCGATTGGCGCTCGCCGGCGGGGGCTACGGGGTTTaaagcggggggcgggggcgcgctGCCCAGCCGCGCCGCTGTCCCCGCCGTGCGCCCGTCGTGCCGTCGGAGCTGCGCTCGCAGCCTCTAGTGGCCTGTCTCCGCTTCGAGCATCCTGCGTCGGGCTGTCGCCGGCCAGCGGCTCTCGAGCGCGGGAGAGGGAGGACCGGGGCAGGCTCAGTCCAGCCCGGGGCGCGGGCGCAGCCAGTGAGGGGCGAGGCTCAGGGACGCGGCGGTCGCTATGATGGTGGCTACGTGCCTGCAGATAGTGGGCTTCGTCACGAGCTTCGTGGGTTGGATCGGCATCATCGTCACCACGTCCACCAATGACTGGGTGGTGACCTGCGGCTACACCATCCCCACCTGCCGCAAGCTGGACGAACTGGGCTCCAAGGGGCTGTGGGCCGACTGCGTCATGGCCACGGGGCTGTACCACTGCAAGCCCCTGGTGGACATCCTCATCTTGCCGGGTAAGAACCCCCGCCTCGCAAGTGGCTGCTCTTAAACCCTTATCCTCAGGGCAGacttgggggcgggggtggggggggtggggggaggaaggatGGGTGGGGGGGGACATTAGACGGCGTCCACAGAAACATTTTGGGGCTTGAAAACCTTTAGGCACATTTTTGACACCTTCAGTCCCACCTAGAGGAATTAGGCAGCcctctttcagcctcagtttcttatctggAATTTGGGATCACAGTGGCGGCCACTGGCCGAGTCACCCTGAGAAGTTAATGAACCAACTCATAGACATGTAGTTGGAACTCAGACCATGTTAATTACGTCGCCCCACCTGCCCCATGCTCTGGCCATAGGTTGATCAGAAGTACTTCACTCCCCTGGCCCCAGCCTTCCCCCAGCAAAGGcgaggaggacagagagaaacGCAAGTGCTCTGAACAGGTGCAGGCTGTGTCCCCGTCCTCCTGGGACGGGAGGCGTCCTGGCCAAGTTAGGGCCATCCGAGCTCCGCCAGGTCGGTTCCCGCAGGTGCCGGGGCCCATcttatttcccccaccccttgtCGCCGCAGTGGGGGCGTCCGTCCGCGGGCCTGCATGACCCCCCTGCCTCCTCCGCACCGCTCGGTGGAATGGGGAAGAGCGGGCGCCCCTCGGAGGGCCGACTCTCCAGCTGGGCCCCGGAGTGGGGAGCGGAGGGAAAAATCGCTTAGCCTCCACCTCCCCCGACGCCAGGCGAGGGCCCCATCTTCGCTTGCTGCCCCGTTGAAAAGTGCTGGAACACAGTTTCGGTTCAGATTTAAACCTTGAGCCAGGTGGGTGATTGGCGAGGTCGTGGGCGCCCCTTCGGGTTTTCTGTTCGGAATCTCCGTCCTGCCGTGAGGGTTTCTCGCATCCCTGGCCTGAACGCGATTGCCGTCTGTCCCGCTAGCCTTTGAGGATGGTGCGCGTTTAAAGGTCTGTCCTGGTTTCCTTAACAAGCGGCCTGACTCTGCTGAGCGCCAGCCTGTGGCTTGGTGCCTAGTCCCGGATGAGCCTTTCGGATGAGCCTTTCGCTTCCCAGAGACTCTGCTCCCGCTTTAAGCCGCCCCCCCGGAGTGCCTCCTATTTCCCAGGCCTTGTAGTGGGAATCAGTCCCCCTTTTCTCCTGGCTCTCCTGCTGTTTGACTCTTATCCCCATCAGGGCACATTTCGAttttttgttcattgtttgtgAGTCAGGTTCTCCCAGCACATTTTAAATTCCTTGGAGATGTAGATGGCGTCCTACTCTCTCTGCATCATCGCCTGGACCTGGCGTTGCCACCGGCACACGGCAGGTGCACGCAAGGTGGGCCAGTCCTGCCGTTCACGCTCCTTTTCTCCACTTCGGACTTTCAGAATGACAGAGGGGGGAACCCAGATCTGGACCCACCTGCCGTCAGTGCTGGCGTTGGTAGACCTGGGTCAGACTCGCATCCAGTACTCCCGATCTGGGTCGTTTGGGACAGGTTATGAACCTCAGTGAACCCCAgctgtcttctttaaaaatgaaaatcaaaccaCCTATCTTTCAGAGTTGTTTTGGGGAGTAAATGAGATGAGAGATATAATCCTCCTTTGATGTAGTAGATGTTCCGTAAACGCTAactgtaattttttattaaaagctgGGCACGGTATTTAGTAGGAATCTTTGAGGGAAGCATAAAATgactctctgcttccttcccctgAAAGTAAATTTACTGAGCATTCAGTGCCAAGTGGTTTATTTTCAGAGAACATAGACCATCCCACAGATGGAGTACATTTTAGGGAGGGCCTGCTGCTTCCTGCTGTCCCCCTCCCTCACACTTCGGCTGGAGACAGGGACATTGTTCAGTCTCCATCATTTCATTTTCAGACATGGCCTTGGCACCCAACACGTGGACAGCCTGTGCCATGAATTTCAGCTAGTTGACTGTCTTCTTTGTGTCCGCCCTGGCTCTCCTACAAGCCACAGGGGCATAGGGCTGTGGCGCGCTGTCCTGCCTCAGACGTCCTGTGGCTCCTCTGTGGGGGTCTTCAGGTCAATAGATACCTGACTGATTGATTACCTTTGACTCTGAAGAAGCTGACATGGGCAGTGGTTGGAAGAGTGCCCTTGTGGAGTGTGAATCCTGGCGGAACGTACCTTGCTAAGAGGCAGCGCTGCAGCTGGGTCCTGGTGCACAGGGCGGGCTGGCCAGTTTTGGTAGGAGGGTCCTGGCGTGTGAGGCAGAAGTTGGGGCTCATTTTTGGCTTTGCCATTaactctgcctcctccaggccaCTAGCTCTACTTCCCTCTGAGCAAAAAGGGGAGAGCAATAAATACAACCGCccgttttttttttggaggagggagaATGTTTTAATGAGAAACAATACGTTTAAGCCTGACATATTCTCCCTGTGTCTTGTCGGATTTGTTTTACATAAATATGGCAAATATTGTGATCCGTTTCTTAGCAAAGTCGTTCCGTCGCATTTTATTTGACAGTATAAAGTTCAGGTAGTTTGCTCCACTCTTATTCTTCAACTTGCTTATTCCTTCATTCATAATCGTTTGTTTACATCATGTGTTGTGGGCACTGTGTTAGCTCCATGAAGACCGAGGCAGGTGTCTGCCCTCCAAGAatccctggggctggagagatGCCTTTAACGCAATAATGGACCACTGTGGAAGCGTGCCCAGGGCGCCCTGGGTGAGGCAGGAGACGGAGCCTGACCATCTATGGGGGGCAGGATTCATGAGCACAGCAGCCTTTGGCGAGTTATCAAGAGAAGAAGCCTGAGTCCCAGTTAGGGCCACACACTATTTATACACAATGTGAATGACAAGCACATGGTTAGGGACAAAATTACCAAGTACACCCAGAGATAAAAGTACTGCATACACAGAGTAACACCACCAGGAACAATAGCTGACCTTTTTGGAGTACTTAGCATGTGCTaggcagtgttctaagcactGCGTGAATTAACTGATTTCATCGTCATTGAATTCGATCAGAGAgatgtaggtactattattatttttactctatagatgaggaaagtgtcAAGACACAGCAGTTcagtaacttgcccgaggtcacacaggtAGAGCGTATCAACAGCAGGCTGGACCCAACGCAGCCCGTCAcagaaggcttcttggaagatCTGAGAATCTGGATCGCTCACAAGGTGGTGTAATACTGTAATGGGCTCTTGGCCCTTTCATCCTGGAGGCTTGCCCAGTGGTCTAAACCAGGACTCCCTCATTCAGCCTCTCCAGCCCTCAACCTCTCTCTTTTGCCACTGAGTTGCTTTAAAGGTTGAATGCGTGAAACGATCTTGAACAACATTGAACACACTCTAAGTCCTGGAATGGGGCACGAGGGAGGAAGGTAGATGGTGCTGAATTCCCGTGGGGCGGGGTTCAGGATCCAAGGGGACCATGGCCTAACCCACCCCGTCTGCTCTCTCGTTGCCAGGCTATGTGCAGGCTTGCCGAGCCCTGATGATTGCAGCCTCGGTCCTCGGTCTGCCGGCCATTCTCCTGCTGCTGACAGTTCTCCCCTGCATCCGAATGGGCCACGAGCCTGGTGTGGCCAAGTACCGGCGGGCCCAGCTGGCTGGCGTGATGCTCATTCTGCTGGGTAAGACAGCTTCCCATACAGCGCCCCAACTCGGAGTGAACATGATGAGTCTCAGATCTTGCCACTCCTTCCTCGAGTTCAAGAGGCATGTGACAGGAAGCCGAGTGAATCTGTGGCGGAATAGACCCCCATGTGTATCCCTCATGTTTCATGGGCAGTTTATATAGAGGGATAGGTAATATCTGCAGGGGTcactgaatataaaaataagttaaaaaacaaaaagaaagaatggattttGAGGACACCTAAGAGAGAAACCAGGACAGAAGAGAGTTACACAGTGGCTCTCCACGCAGGCTTCCCGATGGGATTCGTTCTTGAAAACTCCTGTGCCCAGGTCCCACCGCAGGTCAACTGAGTCAGAATTTCTGGGTATCAGGCtgggcaaagattttttttgaaagattccCAAGTGACTCTTACGTGCAGGCAGGATTGAGAACTTcatt is a window encoding:
- the CLDN11 gene encoding claudin-11, with the translated sequence MMVATCLQIVGFVTSFVGWIGIIVTTSTNDWVVTCGYTIPTCRKLDELGSKGLWADCVMATGLYHCKPLVDILILPGYVQACRALMIAASVLGLPAILLLLTVLPCIRMGHEPGVAKYRRAQLAGVMLILLALCAMVATIWFPVCAHRETTIVSFGYSLYAGWIGSVLCLVGGCVIVCCAGDAQAFGENRFYYSSGSSSPTHAKSAHV